The Desulfobulbus propionicus DSM 2032 DNA segment GGCCACGGTGCCGCGCATTTCGGTGATCGTCCGCAAGGCCTACGGCGGCGCCTACCTGGTGATGAATTCCAAGCACATCCACTGCGATGTCAACTATGCCTGGCCCACGGCCGAGATCGCGGTCATGGGACCCAAGGGCGCGGCCGAGGTCATCCACCGCAAGGAGATCTACTCGTCCACCGACCCGGAAGCCGTGCTCAACGAAAAGATGGAAGAATACCGCCGTACCTTTGCCAACCCCTTCCTGGCCGCTCAGCGCGGGTACATCGACGACGTTATCTTCCCCCGGGATACCCGCACGCACCTGATCCGGACCTTGCAGATGCTCGACAGCAAGAAGACCAAGGGCCCGGATCGCAAACACGGAAATATTCCCCTGTGAGGTACGCCATGTTCGAGAAAATTCTAATCGCCAACCGTGGCGAAATCGCCATTCGCATCATCCGTACCTGCAACCGTCTGGGCATCAGCACCGTGGCCGTCTACTCCGACGCCGACAGCCGCAGTCTGCACCGGCACCTGGCCGACGAGGCGGTGCATATCGGCGAGTCGCCGTCGCAAAAGTCCTATCTCGATATCGACAAGATCATTGCCGCGGCCAAGAAGACCGGCGCCCAGGCCATCCATCCCGGCTATGGCTTTCTCTCGGAAAAGGCCGATTTCGCCCAGGCCATCAAGGACGCCGGGCTGGTGCTCATTGGCCCGTCGGTGGAGGCCATCGATGTCATGGGCGACAAGATCACCTCCAAGGAATTGGCCAAGAATGCCGGTGTACCGGTCATTCCCGGCCATATCGAGGCGATCAAGGACGAGAAGGAAGCCATTGCCATCGCGGCCGAGATCGGCTATCCGATTCTGCTCAAACCGGCGGCCGGCGGCGGCGGCAAGGGGATGCGCATCGTGCGTGCGCCCGAGGATATGAAGGAGGCCCTGGAGGCCAGCCGCAAGGAAACCCAGAAGGCCTTCAACGACACCCGGGTGTTTGTCGAGCGCTACATCGAGCAGCCGCGCCATATCGAAATCCAGGTTCTCGCCGACAGTTTCGGCAACGTCATCCATCTGGGCGAGCGCGAATGTTCGATCCAACGGCGCTACCAGAAGGTGATCGAGGAATCGCCGTCACCGGCCGTGTCACCGGACCTGCGCGAGCGGATGGGCAAGGCGGCCTGCGATCTCGCCCGCCAGGCCAACTATGTCAATGCCGGCACCGTGGAGTTTGTCCTTGATGCCCATCAGCAGTTCTATTTCCTGGAGATGAACACCCGCCTGCAGGTGGAGCATCCGGTCACCGAGATGGTCACCGGCCTTGATCTGGTGGAATGGCAGCTGCGCATCGCCAGCGGCGAGCCCCTGCCCTTTGATCAGAAAGGGGTGCGGTTCAACGGCTGGGCCATCGAAGCGCGGATCTGCGCCGAAGATCCGAGCCGGGGCTTCATCCCCTCCACCGGCATGATCACCCGCTACGCAGCCCCGCGCGGAACCGGCATCCGGGTGGATTCCGGGGTCAACATCGGCGGCAAGGTCGACGTCTACTACGATTCGATGCTCGCCAAGCTCATCTGCCACGGCAAGACCCGCGAAGATGCTCGCCGCAGCCTGATCGAGGCCCTCAACGGCTATCACATCGAGGGCGTGTCGACCAATATCGATTTTGTCACCAGCGTGCTCTGTCTGCCCGAATTTGCCGAAGGCAACCTGCACACCGGTTTCATCGAACAGCACTTCGACGGCGGCAAATCCAAACGTTCGCCGGCTGTCCACTACCTGCGGCTGGCCGCCCTGGTCGCGACCCTGATCTATCACACCCGCGAGGTCGCGGTGCGCGAATCCATGAGCCACATGGTTTCCAGCATCGGCGGCAAACGGAAGATGGGCCGTTTTCCCCAGTACATGGTGCGCTGCGAGGACGATCATTTCAACGTCGCCCTGGAAAATCCGCCGATCAGCGGCGAAACCTGCACCATGCGGGTGGACGGCAACCTTTACCAGGTGGAAATTCCGTATTTCGAGTTTTTCCGCCGCCGCCTCAAACTGGTGATCAACGGTCAGGTGTACCGGTTCCGGATCCAGTTCGACGAATCGTTCATGTTTGTCTCCTTCAACGGGCTCTCTCGTCTGTTCGAGGTCTATACCCCCAAGGAATGGGCCATGATGACCTACATGCCCGAGAAGGCCGACAAGTCGCTCAACAACGTCCTGCTCTGCCCGATGCCGGGTCTGGTGGTGGATGTGCTGGCCCAGAAAGGCGAGCGTGTCTTCCGCGGCCAGAACCTGGTCATTCTCGAGTCGATGAAAATGGAAAGCGGCGTGGCCTCGCCGGTGGACGGCATCATTGCCGAGGTCCTGGTCGCCAAGGGTCAGGCGGTGGAGGCCGACGAAACCCTGATCAAGTTCGAGGTCGTGTAGACCACCGAACGTGGCGGGCGCCCACGCACCTCGCGGGCGCCCGCCTTCTCCCTGGGCTGTCCAGGCAATGCCTCCGCAACCCTTCCCCTTGGTGCTGCCGCCATGATCAAGCTCACCCGTCTCAATGGGAGTGAACTCTATCTCAATCAGGATCTGATCAAGAGCATCGAAGAAAAGCCCGATACCACCATCGAGCTGATCAACGGCGATCGGATTCTGGTGCGTGAACAGCCGGACGAAATCATTGACCGCATCATCGCCTTTCGCCTCCGGATTGTCCGGCTGGCCGGCGGCGATGCACAGACAACGCAATCCAACGTTAAAAGCACGAACTCTTTCTCCTTCTTTCCCTATTTTTAGCAATCAATATTTTGAAATTATTGCTTATTTATTTTTTACGGCAAAATTCACTGTCCCCCGCTTTTTTCCTTTCTAATCTTTCGCCATCCCCATACAATATGCTCCTCTGGCTCTCCTGCGAAAAACAGGTGACCATCCGTTTCCCCTCGGCTCAAGCAATTCTATGGATATCGCAACCCTCATTGGCCTTGTTCTGGGCCTGGGTGCCGTCGTCGGCGGCGCCGCCCTGGAAGGCCTGCATCTCAATGCCCTGGTGCAGCCGACCGCAGCCCTGATCGTACTCGGCGGCACCTTTGGCGCCGCCTTTGTCAGTTTTCCCCTGCCCACGGTGCTCAGAGCCTTCAAGGATGTCAAAAAACTCCTCGCTGGTTCGCCCAAGAACGACGACATCATCGCCGACATCTGCGCGTTCGCCGCCAAGGCCCGGAAAAACGGCATCATC contains these protein-coding regions:
- the accC gene encoding acetyl-CoA carboxylase biotin carboxylase subunit, whose amino-acid sequence is MFEKILIANRGEIAIRIIRTCNRLGISTVAVYSDADSRSLHRHLADEAVHIGESPSQKSYLDIDKIIAAAKKTGAQAIHPGYGFLSEKADFAQAIKDAGLVLIGPSVEAIDVMGDKITSKELAKNAGVPVIPGHIEAIKDEKEAIAIAAEIGYPILLKPAAGGGGKGMRIVRAPEDMKEALEASRKETQKAFNDTRVFVERYIEQPRHIEIQVLADSFGNVIHLGERECSIQRRYQKVIEESPSPAVSPDLRERMGKAACDLARQANYVNAGTVEFVLDAHQQFYFLEMNTRLQVEHPVTEMVTGLDLVEWQLRIASGEPLPFDQKGVRFNGWAIEARICAEDPSRGFIPSTGMITRYAAPRGTGIRVDSGVNIGGKVDVYYDSMLAKLICHGKTREDARRSLIEALNGYHIEGVSTNIDFVTSVLCLPEFAEGNLHTGFIEQHFDGGKSKRSPAVHYLRLAALVATLIYHTREVAVRESMSHMVSSIGGKRKMGRFPQYMVRCEDDHFNVALENPPISGETCTMRVDGNLYQVEIPYFEFFRRRLKLVINGQVYRFRIQFDESFMFVSFNGLSRLFEVYTPKEWAMMTYMPEKADKSLNNVLLCPMPGLVVDVLAQKGERVFRGQNLVILESMKMESGVASPVDGIIAEVLVAKGQAVEADETLIKFEVV
- a CDS encoding flagellar FlbD family protein, whose protein sequence is MIKLTRLNGSELYLNQDLIKSIEEKPDTTIELINGDRILVREQPDEIIDRIIAFRLRIVRLAGGDAQTTQSNVKSTNSFSFFPYF